A genomic window from Triticum urartu cultivar G1812 chromosome 7, Tu2.1, whole genome shotgun sequence includes:
- the LOC125523487 gene encoding galactoside 2-alpha-L-fucosyltransferase-like, producing MEKKSDDRPATARRRDAKEERMGRAGVVLIVCLCTLPFLVFLFGGRAGAPAVWRNADKLTATAGSGLVNVSRPSAGGGADELFGGLLAPGSDRCACLSRYQSPRYYKHSPHAPSPHLLQKLRDYEARHSKCGPGALSYARSVDHLRSGGGSSTEDDECNYVVWIPYNGLGNRMLSLLSTFLYALLTGRVLLVHPTDDFTDLFCEPFLGGTWALPPDFPVADMSRLGARSNESYGNLLDGKRISNDPTKATARSVPPYVYLHLAHDLRRSDRRFYCNDDQLVLAKVNWLLLQNDFYFVPALYDMAEFEGELRRLFPAMESASHLLGRYLFHPSNSVWGMITRYYHSYLAHAEERIGVQIRMFSWASIPVHDIYNQIMACSRQEHILPDVDNDEANTMSAAADGSNKSKAILIASLQGEYYERIKSTYYEHAAEGGGRVGVFQPSHEERQTMGQRSHNQKALAEIYLLSFSDVLLTTGISTFGYMSSSLAGLRPTMLTIAKDQKVPDTPCVHAVSMEPCFHMTPDVKCHGKAVNKEELSRHVKECENVPKGMKWIKGVKLVD from the exons ATGGAGAAGAAGTCGGACGATCGGCCGGCGACGGCGAGGAGGAGGGACGCCAAGGAGGAGCGGATGGGCAGGGCGGGCGTGGTGCTCATCGTGTGCCTCTGCACGCTGCCGTTCCTGGTCTTCCTCTTCGGCGGCCGGGCGGGCGCGCCGGCCGTGTGGCGCAACGCCGATAAGCTCACCGCGACGGCTGGATCAG GGTTAGTGAACGTCTCTCGTCCAAGCGCCGGCGGCGGCGCAGACGAGCTCTTCGGCGGCCTGCTCGCGCCGGGCTCTGACCGATGCGCGTGCCTGAGCCGGTACCAGTCCCCGCGTTACTACAAGCACTCCCCGCACGCGCCTTCCCCGCACCTCCTGCAGAAGCTGCGCGACTACGAGGCGCGGCACAGCAAGTGCGGCCCCGGCGCGCTGTCGTACGCCAGGTCCGTCGATCACCTCCGCtccggcggcggcagcagcacgGAGGACGATGAGTGCAACTACGTGGTGTGGATCCCCTACAACGGCCTCGGTAACCGGATGCTGTCGCTGCTCAGCACGTTCCTCTACGCGCTCCTCACCGGTCGCGTCCTCCTCGTGCACCCCACCGACGACTTCACCGACCTCTTCTGCGAGCCGTTCCTCGGCGGGACCTGGGCGCTCCCGCCGGACTTCCCCGTGGCGGACATGTCCCGGCTCGGGGCGCGCTCCAACGAGTCGTACGGGAACCTCCTGGACGGCAAGAGGATCTCCAACGACCCGACCAAGGCGACAGCGCGGTCGGTGCCGCCGTACGTGTACCTGCACCTGGCGCACGACCTCCGGCGCTCGGACCGGCGCTTCTACTGCAACGACGACCAGCTGGTGCTGGCCAAGGTGAACTGGCTGCTGCTGCAGAACGACTTCTACTTCGTGCCGGCGCTGTACGACATGGCGGAGTTCGAGGGCGAGCTCCGACGACTGTTCCCGGCCATGGAGAGCGCGTCGCACCTCCTCGGCCGGTACCTGTTCCACCCGTCCAACTCCGTGTGGGGCATGATCACGCGCTACTACCACTCGTACCTCGCCCATGCGGAGGAGAGGATCGGCGTGCAGATCAGGATGTTCTCCTGGGCATCCATCCCCGTCCATGACATATACAACCAGATCATG GCGTGCTCCCGACAGGAGCACATACTGCCGGACGTCGACAACGACGAGGCGAACACGATGAGCGCCGCGGCCGACGGCTCCAACAAATCCAAGGCCATCTTGATCGCGTCGCTGCAGGGCGAGTACTACGAGAGGATCAAGTCGACGTACTACGAGCacgcggcggagggcggcggcaGGGTAGGGGTGTTCCAGCCGAGCCACGAGGAGCGGCAGACGATGGGGCAGCGGTCGCACAACCAGAAGGCGCTGGCGGAGATCTACCTGCTCAGCTTCTCCGACGTGTTGCTCACCACGGGGATATCCACGTTCGGCTACATGAGCAGCAGCCTCGCAGGGCTGCGTCCCACCATGCTCACGATCGCCAAGGACCAGAAGGTGCCCGACACGCCGTGCGTGCACGCCGTGTCCATGGAGCCGTGCTTCCACATGACGCCCGATGTTAAGTGCCACGGGAAGGCGGTGAATAAGGAGGAGCTATCTCGACACGTCAAGGAGTGTGAGAATGTACCCAAAGGGATGAAATGGATTAAAGGTGTCAAATTAGTTGATTAG